Proteins from a genomic interval of Treponema brennaborense DSM 12168:
- the phoU gene encoding phosphate signaling complex protein PhoU → MRTQFDEKLRTYYNDTIYMGTMVEEYLTSCIDAFRAGNTERARLLITDDKKIDEMQMTLEQESVKLLLLEAPVAKDLRKIITSIKIFANLERIGDYACHLAKLTVKGDRSIYPSFIEPIAQMALAASTMIRDSLTAYIQDDEQLAMQTAARDAEIDSAKKKIIAQLIMLTPASENEMKQIYRYISICKDLERLGDHITTICEWVVFTVSGKILDLGKLVTKDE, encoded by the coding sequence ATGAGAACTCAATTTGACGAAAAACTGCGTACGTATTACAACGATACCATTTACATGGGAACGATGGTCGAAGAATATCTGACTTCGTGTATAGACGCGTTCCGTGCCGGTAATACGGAACGGGCCCGTTTGCTGATTACGGACGACAAAAAAATAGACGAAATGCAGATGACGCTGGAACAGGAAAGCGTTAAACTGCTGCTGCTTGAAGCGCCGGTGGCGAAAGATCTGCGGAAAATCATTACGTCCATTAAGATTTTTGCGAATCTGGAACGGATCGGCGACTACGCGTGCCATTTGGCAAAACTTACGGTAAAAGGCGATCGGTCGATTTATCCGTCTTTTATAGAACCGATTGCGCAGATGGCGTTGGCCGCGTCTACGATGATACGCGATTCGCTGACCGCTTATATACAGGACGACGAGCAGCTTGCCATGCAGACCGCCGCGCGCGACGCCGAAATAGATTCGGCAAAGAAAAAAATCATCGCGCAATTGATCATGCTCACACCGGCGAGTGAAAACGAAATGAAGCAGATTTACCGGTATATTTCCATTTGTAAGGATCTTGAACGGCTCGGCGACCATATTACGACGATTTGCGAATGGGTGGTGTTCACCGTTTCCGGCAAGATACTCGATTTGGGCAAATTGGTGACGAAAGACGAGTGA